Genomic window (Gammaproteobacteria bacterium):
GGCGGCCGATTCCTTGAGCAGCGGACCGACGACGATACCCACGCCCGCGTCGAGCGCAGCCTGATAGCTTGCCGCCGGGCCAGGGGCGGTCTCGTCGAGGATCAGGACCTCGGGCCGCGTGCCGTCGGCGGAGTCGGCGAGGTAGGCGGCGAGGAAGCCGTCGCGGATGGCTTCGCCCGCGGCGCGCTGCGCACCGGAGAGCGGCAGCATCAGCGCCAGCTTGCGTGGCTGCGCGGCGGCTGGCGTGACCGCTGCGGGTGCCGCAGTGGCTGGCGGCTTGCCGGGACGCACAGGACCGGTGAGCGGCGGGACCGGTGCCGCGGGTTGCGTCGGCTGTTGTAGCGGCCCGCAGGCCGTGCCCACAATGGCAGAAACGCAGGCGGGCAACGCGCTGCGCAGCCACGCAGTGCGGAGCCGGAGCCGCCACGGGGCGGAGTGCGGGCACGGGGCTGCGGCTTCTCGCATCGACAACGTCATCGCAACACCAAGGTCAGTAACCGTGAACGATCCCGGAGTGCTCTACGTGGTCGCGACCCCCATCGGGAACCTCGATGATATCAGCATGCGTGCCGTGGCCGTCCTCGGCCGGGTGGCGCTGGTGGCCGCCGAGGATACCCGCCATACGGGGCAGCTCCTCGCGCACCTCGGGCTGCAGGTGCGCCAGCTGGCCCTGCATGAGCACAACGAGGCCGCGCGGGTCGACGAGGTGCTGGCGCATCTCGCTGCCGGGGAGTCGGTCGCGCTGGTGAGCGATGCGGGTACCCCGCTCATCAGTGATCCGGGGTTCCGGTTGGTGGCGGCGGCACGGGAGCGGGGTTGCACCGTGACGCCCATTCCCGGCGCCTGTGCCGCCATCGCCGCGCTGTCGGCATCCGGATTGCCCACCAACCGCTTCCGCTTCGAGGGCTTCCTGCCCGCACGTGCCGGTGCACGCTGTGCCCGGCTGGCCGATCTGCAGGCCTGCCCCGATACGCTGGTGTTCTACGAGGCGGTGCACCGGGTGGGGGAGATGCTCGCCGATCTCGCTCTGGCTTTTGGTGACGAGCGCCAGGCCTGTGTGGCCCGCGAGCTGACCAAGCTGCACGAGACGTTCTACTGGGGGGGTCTGGGTGAGATCCGCGCCCGGCTGGCCGCGGACCCGGGGGGCGGGCGGGGTGAGTTCACCATCGTGGTGGCCGGTGCACCGGCGGCGACGGCGGACGATGCGGAACTGCGGCGTATCGTGCGCCTGCTGATGGAAGAGCTGCCGGCGGCACAGGCCGCGCGTCTGGCCGCGCGCATCACGGGTGGCTCGCGTCGGGAGGCCTATGCGCTGGCGCTGGGTGAGCCCCCGCGGGCGGAGTCCTGATTGCCGCCGAATGACCAATGACCTATGGTGGCCGCTGGAGCCGGCCAGGCGATCGCTCGGGGGCAACCCCGGGAGGAAAGTCCGGGCTCCGGCGGGCAGGGTGCCAGGTAACGCCTGGGGGGCGCGAGCCCACGGAAAGTGCCACAGAAAATATACCGCCTCGGGCTTCACGGCCTGCGGTAAGGGTGAAAAGGTGCGGTAAGAGCGCACCGCGCGGGTGGTAACACGCCGCGGCACGGAAAACCCCACCTGGAGCAAGACCAAATAGGGAAGCAGCCGGGTCCGGCAACGGGCCGGGCACCGTCGCCCCGCGGGCTTCCGGGTAGGTCGCTCGAGGCTGCTGGTGACAGCGGTCCCAGAGGGATGGTCGCCCACGACAGAACCCGGCTTATCGGCCGGCTCCTTTTCTTTCGGTAAGCCCGAAAAGCCCGACCTGGCACCTATCTGATCCTTTGCGCGGAATCGGCGCGACTGGATGGGCGAGCGCGGGCGATCGCTTGCGCCTGCACGGCAACGCTGGTGCTCAGGCGCAACACAGCAATTTGCCATAAGCCTCTGATTTCCTATTTGTCTCGATGACGTGTCGCAGGGCTGGCTTGCGGCGTCACGCCTAAGTCGCTGTCCTCAAAGAATTTAGTCGCAGTTTTCTGTTGACGCTCCGCGGTTGCAAACCTATAGTGGCCGAAGGTGGTACAGAGTGGGAGGAAATGGGCTTCAGTGCCCAGTCCGCCGTGTTTCGTGGGGCAACCAAAATCACCCTGGATGCGAAAGGGCGGCTGGCATTCCCGGCCCGCTACCGCGAGCGGCTGGCCACGCGCTGCGAGGGGCGCCTGGTCTGCACGGTGGATCCCGACTACTGCCTGCTCATCTATCCGCTCCCGGACTGGGAGGAGATCGAGCGCAAGCTGATGCGACTGCCGTCGTTGAACCAGAAGGCGCGGAGACTGCAGCGCCTGATGGTCGGTTACGCATCGGAACTGGACCTCGACAGCCACGGGCGAATCCTCGTTCCCCGCGAGCTGCGTGAATTCGCGTCCCTGGACCGGCAGGCGATCCTGTTCGGCCAGGGGAACAAGTTCGAGTTGTGGGACGAGGCGCGCTGGAACGAGCGGCGGGACAAGTGGCTGGCAAGCGGTGCCGACGACGGCATGGACCTGCCGGCAGAGCTGGGTCAGCTCTCCCTCTGAAGCAGCCAGCCTCCTCGCCGAACGGGGCCGCGTCGGGCGTCGCGGGTCGTGCTGGGGGTTGGAGGTGCAAGGCCATGTTCCGGTTCTCCTCGACGAGGTGCTCCACGGCCTTGCCGTCCAGCCGGATGGCGCCTACGTGGATGCGACCTTCGGTCGGGGCGGGCATAGCCGGGTGATCCTCGGGGCGCTGGGACCGCGCGGCCGCCTGGTCGCGCTGGACCGGGATCCCGATGCGGTACGGGTGGGCCGGGAGCTGGCACAGGCGGACTCCCGGTTCGCGATAGAACAACAAGGCTTCGGTCAATTGCGGCGGGTCGTGGAAGCACAAGGTCTGGCAAGCGGGGTGGACGGAATCCTGTTCGACCTGGGCGTGTCGTCGCCCCAGGTCGACACGCCGGCGCGTGGTTTCAGCTTCCAGCATGAAGGCCCGCTGGACATGCGCATGGATCCGGCATCCGGCCCGAGCGCGGCCGACTGGCTCAATGCCGCCGAGGAGCGCGAGATCGCCAGCGTGCTGCGCCGGCTGGGAGAGGAGCCCGCAGCCGGGCGCATCGCCCGCGCCATCTGCGAGCGGCGCCTGCAGCAGCCGCTGCGCACCACCAGCGATCTCGCCGCGCTGGTGCTGTCGGTGATGCCGCGGCGGGGGCCGCGCCATCCGGCGACGCGGGTGTTCCAGGCCATCCGCATCTACATCAACCGCGAACTCGAGGAGCTCGAGGCCGGCCTGGCGCAGGCGCTGGACCTGCTGCGCATGGGCGGGCGCCTGTGCGTCATCAGCTTCCACTCGCTCGAGGACCGCATCGCCAAGCGCTTCCTGCGCGACCATTCACGTGTCAGCCCGGCGCTGGCCAGCCTGCCCGTGGTGCCTGCCTCGGCGCGGCCGCGCCTGCAGCTCGTCGGCGGCGCCATCCACGCGGGTGACGCCGAGCTGGCGGCCAATCCGCGGGCGCGCAGCGCGGTGTTGCGCGTGGCGGAGAAGCTGGCATGAACACGGCGCTGCGCAATCGCTGCCTGTTTGCGGCCCTGGTGGCCGCGGTGCTGGCCTCCGCCGTCGCGGTGGTCTACGCCAAACACGAAAACCGCAAGCTGTTTGCCGAGCTGCAGGTGCTCACGCAGCAGCGCGACCAGCTCGAGGTGGACTGGAGCCGCCTGCAGGTCGAGCAGAGCACCTGGTCCACGCACGCCAGGGTGGAGCAGCTCGGCCGCGGCGAGATGCACATGCGCAGCCCCGGCCCGGACGAGATCCGGTCGCTGCCATGAGTACGCGCGGAGAAGAGGGGCGGTCGCCCCAGCAGAGCTTCCGGATCCGCTGGGCCGTTGCCTGCGCGATGCTGGTGCTGATGGCCCTGGTGCTGGTCGGGCGCGCGGTGCACCTGCAGGTCTTCAACAAGGGCTTCCTCATCAGCCAGGCCGAGGCGCGCCACCTGAGGACCGCCAAGATCTCGGCCAACCGCGGCGTCATCACCGACCGCAACGGCCAGCCACTCGCCGCCTCCATGCCGGTGGACAGCCTCTGGGTGAGCCCGCAGGAACTGGCACGTGCCCCGGAGTTCATCCCCCGGCTCGCCAAGGCGCTGGGCATCGAACCCGGCGGCTTTGCGCGGCAGATCACGCGCAATGTCGACAAGGACTTCATGTACCTGCAGCGGCACATGAACCCGGCCGATGCGCAGGCCATCCTCGACAAGGGCATTCCCGGCGTGCACGTGCTGCGCGAGTACCGCCGCTATTACCCGGCCGGCGAGGTGGCCGGGCACCTGGTGGGCTTCACCAACGTCGACGACGATGGCCAGGAGGGCATGGAGCTGGAATTCGACGGCTGGCTGCGCGGCCATCCGGGCAAGAAGCTGGTGCTCCGCGACCGGCTGGGCCGCGTGGTGGAGGACGTCGAGCGGCTGGAGCCGCCCCGTCCCGGGCGGGAGGTGGCCGCCTCCATCGATCTTCGCATCCAGTACCTGGCCTACCGGGAGCTCAAGGCAGCGGTGCAGGAGAACCGGGCGCTGTCGGGTTCCGCCGTGGTGCTCGATGCGGAAACCGGCGAGGTGCTGGCCATGGTCAACCAGCCTTCCTACAACCCCAACGACCGCTCGCAGTACGCGCCGGGCCGCTTCCGCAACCGCGCCATCACCGACCTGTTCGAGCCGGGTTCGAGCTTCAAGCCGCTGATCATCGCCGCGGCGCTGGAGAGCGGGCAGTGGCAGCGTGACAGCCGCGTGGACACCTCGCCGGGCATGCTGCAGGTGGCCAACAAGGTCATCGAGGACGAGCACAACCTCGGCGTCATCGACCTGGCCACGGTGCTGGCCCGCTCCAGCAACGTCGGCGTCACCAAGGTGGCGCTGTCGCTGCCCTCCGAGCAGCTGTGGAGCGTGCTCAACCGCTTCGGCATCGGGCGGCCGACGTCCAGCGGCTTTCCCGGCGAATCCGCGGGGCTGCTGAGCCCGTACGAGAACTGGCGGCCGATCGCCAAGGCCACCATGGCCTACGGCTATGGCCTGTCGGTGACGCCATTGCAGCTGGCGCAGAGCTACGCAGTGTTCGCGGCCGATGGCGTGATGCGCCCGGTGTCGCTGGTCCGCGTGGATCACCCGCCAATCGGCCGCAAGGTGCTGTCGACGGACAATGCGCGTGCCATGGTGGAGCTGCTCGAGCACGTGGTGGCTCCGGACGGTACCGGCCTGCGCGCCGCGGTCGCCGGATATCGCGTCGCCGGCAAGACGGGCACGGCCCGGAAGTTCGAGGTCGGTGGCTATTCCTCCGAGCGCTACACCGCCGTCTTCGCCGGTGTCGCGCCGGTGAGCCGGCCGCGGCTGGCGGTGGTCGTCGTGGTGGACGAGCCGCGGGCTGGCGAGTACTACGGCGGCGCGGTGGCCGCGCCCGTGTTCTCGAAGATCGTCGCGGGCGCCATGCGCATCCTGGCCATCGCCCCCGACAAGCCCGTGGCGCCGGCGGGCAGGCAACCGGCGACGGCGGTCACGGCCGCGAACAACCCATGATGGCCGCAGCGGAAACCGACATGGAGCTGAGCCAGCTGTTTCCGGGCCTCGTCCCCGCGCCACCGTCGCTGGATGTGCCCGACATCGCCACCCACAGCGCCGAGGTGGTGCCAGGCGGGCTGTTCCTGGCCTGCGCCGGCAGCCGCGACCACGGCCTGCGCTTCCTCGGCGATGCGCTGGACCATGGCGCCGGCGCCGTGGCCTGGGAGCCGCAGCCGGCTCTCCCGCCTCCGGGCCTGCCGGCAGGCGTGGTGGGCCTGCCGGTTCCCGGCCTGCGCCGCGAACTCGGCGGCATCGCCAACCGCTTCTTCGCCAGGCCATCGGCCGGCATCTCGGTCACCGGCATCACCGGCACCAATGGCAAGACCACCGTGGCCTGGCTGCTGGCGCAGGCACTCGGCCATCTCGGCCACCGCGCCGGTTACATGGGTACGCTCGGCTATGGCAGCGTCACCGCGCTGCGGCCGGAACCGCTGACCACGCCGGGTTGCGTGACCGTGCACCGGCACCTGCGCGAGCTGGCCGACGCCGGCCTGGACGACGTGGCCATGGAGGTGTCGTCCCATGCCCTCGACCAGGGGCGCGTGGATGGCGTGGCCTTCCGCATCACCGCCTTCACCAACCTCAGCCGCGATCACCTCGACTATCACGGCGACCTCGCGAGCTATGGCCGCGCCAAGCAGCGGCTGTTCCTCGAGAGCGGTGCCGCCACCGCCGTCATCAACCTCGGCGATGCGTTCGGCCGCGAGCTGGCCGGCCGCTTGCCGGCGGGCATGCGGCTGGTTGGCGTTGCCGCCACGCCGGGCCAGGGTGCGGCCGTGGAGATCTCACCGCTGGCCGGTGGCCGGCCAGGCCGGCGCCTGCGACTGGAGGTGGAGGGCAGCGGCGTGGAGTTCGACTCCCTGCTGCTGGGCACCTTCAACCTGGAGAACCTGGCGCTGGCCGCCGGCATCCTCCACGCGCAGGGCTTCGCGCCGGCGGCGATTGCCACCGCGCTCGCCACCTGCCAGGCGCCGCCCGGACGCATGCAGGTGCTGTCCTCCGGCGCCGGGCCGCGCGTGGTGGTGGATTTCGCCCATACGCCGGATGCCCTGCGGCGCGTGCTGGAAGCGCTGCGCGAGGAGGCTCCGGCCCGCCTGTGGTGCGTGTTCGGCTGCGGTGGCGATCGTGACGCCGGCAAGCGCCCGCTGATGGGTGCGGTGGCGCGCGAGCTGGCCGACCGCCTGGTCGTCACCGACGACAATCCGCGCAGCGAGGATCCGGATGCCATCGTCGCGGCCATCCTCGAGGGCGCCGGCAGCGGCCCGCAGGTCGAGGTCATCCGTGATCGTGCCGCCGCGATCCGTCATGCGGTGGGCATGGCCGCCCGCGACGACGTGGTGCTGATCGCCGGCAAGGGCCACGAGGCGGTGCAGATCGTCGGTCACGAGGCCCGTGCCTTCTCCGACCAGGCGGTGGCGGGCGCGGCGCTCGCCGGACGCACATGAGCATGGGTCGCCTGTCCATGGTAGCGGAGGCGGTGGGCGGCACGCTCTTCGGCGCCGACGCCGAATTCGCCGCGGTGAGCACCGATACCCGCAGCCTGCAGCCCGGCGAGCTGTTCTTCGCGCTGCGCGGCGCCAGCAACGATGGCGGCGCCTTCGTCGCCGAGGCGGCCCGGCTCGGTGCGGCCGGCGCCGTGGTGACCGCGCGCCAGCCGGGCGCCTTGCCGCAGGTGGAGGTGGCCGACACCCGTCTCGCCCTGGGCGAACTGGCCCGCGCCTGGCGCGCGCGCTTCGACATCCCGCTGATCGGCATCACCGGCTCCAACGGCAAGACCACGGTCAAGGAGATGACGGCGGCGATCATGCGCGTCGCCCTCGGCGGCAGCGTGGATCCGCTGCTGGTGACCTGGGGCAACCTCAACAACGAGATCGGCCTGCCGCGCACGCTGCTGTACCTGAACGAGAGCCACCGCGCGGCGGTGATCGAGATGGGCGCCGCGAGGCGCGGCGACATCGCCTACCTGGCGCGCATCGCCTGCCCCACCGTGGCGGTGGTGACCAATGCCGCGCGCGCCCACCTGCAGGGCTTCGGCAGCGTCGACGACGTGGCTGCCACGAAGGGCGAGATCTACGATTCCCTGCCGCAGACCGGCACCGCGGTGGTCAACCGCGACGACCGCTTCTTCCACGCCTGGTGGGAACGCAGCGCGGGCCGCCAGCGCCTGAGTTTCGGCCTGCACCCGGATGCCGATTTCCGCGCCACCGACATCGTCGTCTCCGGAACCATCGGTTTCACGCTGCACGGGGCCGGCACCGCCTTGCCGGTGCGCCTGGCCATGGCCGGAGCGCACAACGTGCTCAATGCGCTGGCCGCCGCCGCCGCCGCCCACGCCGCCGGGGCGCAGCCGGCTGCCATCGCGGCCGGCCTGGCCGCGGTGCGCAATGTCGCCGGCCGCCTGCGCCGGGTACCGGCCCAGCTGCGGCTGGCGCTCTACGACGACAGCTACAACGCCAATCCCGGCTCGGTGCGCGCCGCGATCGCCTTTCTCGGCAGCCAGGCCGGCGAGCGCTGGCTGGTGCTGGGCGACATGGCCGAGCTCGGGCCCGACAGCCTGAAGATGCACCGCGAGATGGGCGAATGCGCACGCCTGGCCGGCATCTCCCGGCTCTATTGCGCCGGCGTCAACAGCGCGGCAGCAGCCGAGGCCTTCGGCAGCAACGCACGCCACTACGTGGAGGTGCCGGCCCTCGCCGCAGCGTTGGCGGCGGAGGTACATCCCGGCATCACCGTGCTCGTCAAGGGTTCCCGCTCCATGGGCATGGAACGGGTGGTGCAGGCGCTGGCCGCGGACAGCGGCCCGGCAGGGCACTGAGGCCGGCGATGCTGTACCTCGCTGCGGAATTCCTCACGCGCTTCGTCTCGGGCTTCAACCTGTTCACGTACATCACCATGCGGGCGATCATGAGCGCGCTGACGGCGCTGATCCTCTCGCTGGTGCTCGGGCCGGGCCTGATCCGCCGCCTCACGGAAAAGAAGATCGGCCAGACGGTGCGCAACGACGGCCCGGGCAGCCACCTGCCCAAGGCCGGTACGCCGACCATGGGCGGTACGCTGATCCTGCTGGCGATCGCCGCGGGCACGCTGCTCTGGGCCGACCTGCGCAGCCATTACGTCTGGGTGGTGCTCGGCGTGACGCTGGCCTACGGCCTGATCGGTTTCGTGGACGACTACCGCAAGCTGACCCGCCGCGACCCGAAGGGCCTCTCGGCCCGCGCCAAGTTCACCGGCCAGCTGCTGGTGGCCCTGGCGGCGGCGGGTTACCTGTACGCGCTGGCGGACCGGCCCCAGGAGACGGCGCTGCTGGTCCCGTACCTGAAGAACCTGGCCATCCCGCTGGGCGGCTTCTACATCGCCTTCGTGACGCTGGTGATCGTCGGCACCAGCAATGCGGTGAACCTCACCGACGGGCTCGACGGCCTGGCCACCATGCCGGCGGTGCTGGTGGCTGGAGCGCTCGGCGTCTTTGCCTATGCCGCGGGCAATGTCATCTATTCCCGCTACCTCGGCATTCCCTACGTGGCCGGCGCGGGCGAGATGCTGGTGTTCTGCTCGGCGCTGGCGGGTGCCGGCCTCGGCTTCCTCTGGTTCAACGCCTATCCGGCCCAGGTGTTCATGGGAGACGTCGGCGCGCTCGCGCTCGGTGGCGCGCTCGGCGCCGTGGCGGTGGTGGTGCGCCAGGAGCTGGTGCTGGTGATCATGGGCGGCATCTTCGTCGCCGAGACCGTCTCGGTGATGATCCAGGTGGCGTCGTTCAAGCTGACCGGCAAGCGCGTGTTCCGCATGGCGCCGCTGCACCACCACTTCGAGCTCAAGGGCTGGGCCGAGCCCAAGGTCATCGTGCGCTTCTGGATCATCACCGTGATCCTGGTTCTGGTCGGGCTCTCGAGCCTGAAGATCCGATGATGGCCGCGCGCAGCAACGGCATCGTGGAACCGGGCGCCGCCACATCCCGCGAGGTGCTGGTGCTCGGCATGGGCATCACCGGCGCGTCCTGCGCGCGACACCTGGCGGCGCGCGGCCTCACGGCCTGGTTCGCCGACACGCGGTCCGGACCGCCCGGGCTGGCGGCAATCCGCGCGGCGATGCCGGAAGCCGGGCTGCTGGCGGGCGCGGTGCCGGCCACGGTACCCGAGGGAGTCGGCAGGCTGGTGGTCTCGCCAGGCGTCGACCTCGACCTGCCGGTGCTGCTCGACGCCCGCCGCCGCGGCCTGCCGGTGCTGAGCGACCTCGACCTGTTCGCCGCCGACTGCCGGGCGCCGATGCTCGGCATCACCGGTTCCAACGGCAAGAGCACGGTGACGACGATGGTCGGCGCGCTGCTCACGGCTGGCGGCTGGCCGGTGGCCGTCGGTGCCAACCTCGGCACGCCGGCGCTCGACCTGCTCGGCGCCGGGGTGCAGGCCTACGTGCTGGAACTCTCCAGCTTCCAGCTCGAGCGCAGCGCGCCGCTGGCGCTCGCGGCGGCCGTGGTCCTCAACGTCGCCCCGGATCACCTCGACAAGCACGGCGACATGGCGGCCTACGCGGCGGCGAAGGCGCGCATCTACTCGCGCTGCGCCGTCGCCGTGCTGAACCGCGACGAACCGGCGCTCGCTGCCATGGTGCCGGCCGGCACGCGGGTGATCGGCTTCGGCCTCGGCCGTCCGCAGGGCGAGGACTTCGGGCTCATCACCAGCCAGGGGAGCGAGTGGCTGGCGCAGGGCGAGCGCCTGCTGCTGCCGGTCGCCGACCTCGGCACCACCGGCCGCCACAATGTCGCCAATGCGCTGGCGGCACTGGCGATGGTCGCGGCTGCCGGCGGACCGCCGGACACCGCGGCCGTGCTGCGCGGCTTCCACGGCCTGCCGCACCGGATGCAGCTGGTGGCCAGGGCGCAGGGCATCACCTGGATCGATGACTCCAAGGCCACCAACGTCGCGGCTGCGGTGACCGCCATCCGCGGCACCAGCGGTCCGCTGGTGCTCATCGCCGGCGGCGACGCCAAGGGACAGGCATTCGACGAACTGGCCGCGGCGCTGCGCGGGCGACAGGCGGCGGTGATCCTCATCGGGCAGGACCGCGGGCGGATGCAGCGTGAACTGCAGGGCAGCGCTGCCGTGGAACTGGCCGACACGCTGCCCGGGGCCGTGGACCGCGCCCGTGAACTGGCGCCGGCCGGCGCCACCGTGCTGCTGGCTCCGGCCTGCAGCAGCCTCGACATGTTCCGCAACTACGAGCACCGCGGCCAGGTCTTCGCCGCCGCAGTGCGCGGGCAGGCATCGTGAGCGCGCGCCTGGAAGCCGGACGGATGTTCAGCGTGCAGGCGGAGCAGCGTTTCGACCTGGTGCTGGTGCTGGCCGTGGCGGCGCTGCTGGGCGTCGGCCTGGTGATGGTGGCTTCCGCCTCGATGTCGCTCGCCGAACGCAACTACGGTGGCCCGCTGTACTTCTTCTGGCGCCAGCTCGGCGCCGTGGGCGCCGGCCTGCTTGGTGGCTGGGCGATGCTGCGCACGCCCACCGCGATCTGGGAGCGGCTCGGGCCGATGCTGCTGGTGCTGGCCCTCGGGCTGCTGCTGGCAGTCCTGCTGCCGGGCTTCGGTCGCACCGTCAACGGCAGCACGCGCTGGCTCAGCGTGGCCGGAATCAACCTCATCCAGGTGTCGGAGCCGGCGCGCCTGCTGATGCTGCTGTACTTCGCCGGCTACGCCGTGCGTCGCAACCAGGAATTGCGTGGCAGCTTCGCCGGTTTCGCGCGGCCGATCGGCCTGAGCATCCTCGCCTGCGGGATGTTGCTCCTGCAGCCGGATTTCGGCGCGGCGCTGATGCTCATGGTGGTGACGCTGGCGGTGCTGTTCGCGGCCGGCGGCCGCATCCGCGACTTCATGATCTGCGCCGCCGCGGTACTGGTGCTGGGAGCACTGGCGGCAGTGGCCGCGCCCTACCGCGTGGTGCGCCTGACCTCCTTCCTCAATCCCTGGCTGGACCCGTACAAGACCGGCTTCCAGCTCACCAACTCGCTGATCGCCATCGGCACCGGCGAGTGGTCCGGGCTCGGCCTCGGCGGCAGCGTGCAGAAGCTCTTTTACCTGCCCGAGGCGCACACCGATTTCGTCTTCGCCGTCATTGCCGAGGAGTTCGGGCTGGTGGGCAGCGTGACGCTGGTGGCGCTCTTCGGCGTGGTGATCTGGCGGGCGCTGCTGGTGGCGCGCCACGCGGCGCTGCGCGAGCGCTGGTACCAGGCCTGCGTGGCCTTCGGCTTCGCCGTCTGGCAGGGCGCGCAGGTGTTCATCAACATCGGCGTGAACATGGGCATCCTGCCCACCAAGGGCCTGACGCTGCCGCTGGTGAGCTATGGCCGGAGCAGCCTGCTGGTGACGCTGATCGGCTTCGGCCTGCTCCTGCGCATCGACATGGAGAACCGCGGGGCGGTCGGTCGCCGGCGCGCGGCGGCCGAGCGGAGGACCACGGCATGAAGCGCGCACCGGTCCTCATCATGGCCGGCGGCACCGGCGGACACGTGTTCCCGGCGCTGGCGGTGGCGCGCATCCTGCGCGGGCGCGACGAGCAGGTCGTGTGGCTCGGCAGCCGCAACGGCATGGAGACGCGGCTGGTCCCGCAGGACGGCTTCGAGATCGAGACCATCCG
Coding sequences:
- the ftsW gene encoding putative lipid II flippase FtsW, producing MFSVQAEQRFDLVLVLAVAALLGVGLVMVASASMSLAERNYGGPLYFFWRQLGAVGAGLLGGWAMLRTPTAIWERLGPMLLVLALGLLLAVLLPGFGRTVNGSTRWLSVAGINLIQVSEPARLLMLLYFAGYAVRRNQELRGSFAGFARPIGLSILACGMLLLQPDFGAALMLMVVTLAVLFAAGGRIRDFMICAAAVLVLGALAAVAAPYRVVRLTSFLNPWLDPYKTGFQLTNSLIAIGTGEWSGLGLGGSVQKLFYLPEAHTDFVFAVIAEEFGLVGSVTLVALFGVVIWRALLVARHAALRERWYQACVAFGFAVWQGAQVFINIGVNMGILPTKGLTLPLVSYGRSSLLVTLIGFGLLLRIDMENRGAVGRRRAAAERRTTA
- the murD gene encoding UDP-N-acetylmuramoyl-L-alanine--D-glutamate ligase; this translates as MAARSNGIVEPGAATSREVLVLGMGITGASCARHLAARGLTAWFADTRSGPPGLAAIRAAMPEAGLLAGAVPATVPEGVGRLVVSPGVDLDLPVLLDARRRGLPVLSDLDLFAADCRAPMLGITGSNGKSTVTTMVGALLTAGGWPVAVGANLGTPALDLLGAGVQAYVLELSSFQLERSAPLALAAAVVLNVAPDHLDKHGDMAAYAAAKARIYSRCAVAVLNRDEPALAAMVPAGTRVIGFGLGRPQGEDFGLITSQGSEWLAQGERLLLPVADLGTTGRHNVANALAALAMVAAAGGPPDTAAVLRGFHGLPHRMQLVARAQGITWIDDSKATNVAAAVTAIRGTSGPLVLIAGGDAKGQAFDELAAALRGRQAAVILIGQDRGRMQRELQGSAAVELADTLPGAVDRARELAPAGATVLLAPACSSLDMFRNYEHRGQVFAAAVRGQAS